Proteins encoded within one genomic window of Camarhynchus parvulus chromosome 14, STF_HiC, whole genome shotgun sequence:
- the TNRC6A gene encoding trinucleotide repeat-containing gene 6A protein isoform X3, which produces MRELEAKATKEVERKLSRAFLPHLCGTERRDLVQEEEEQLMEERKKRKEDKKKKEAAQKKAIEQKIKVPEQTKTSVSQPQPVTSNGTSPGTSTPNNAKRAPASSQQQPLPRYPPREVPPRFRHQEQKQLLKRGQQLPGIAANLGSTPKLFNGQPGGSTGTNNQPVTNGEVPNSSKKQPDLNHSGLGSHYENSHWGPVSSNSDSSTNWDKVIVDGSDKEAWPSITGSDPELTSECMDTDSASSSGSERNLVIMASGSTAGEGDGIRNGLGHGAQNKFVVGSNSNNVGNGSINGPWGLSHGSIISTCQVSVDAPDSKSESSNNRMNAWGTISSSSNGGLNPSTLNSNGNHGAWSVLENSGHALKGSVGSGSPGTSIQCSTIGQMANSQSINSKVGGSAHGSWGSLQESCDSEVNGTRNVSFSGQPQNLNTEMNGPNNTTNFMTSSLPNSAGSVQMNELPSTAGPGAWRVSTMNHSQIQASPVANGTSISHLSNGEAKTGGSYGTTWGAYGSSYSGDKCPGPNSQANGDTVNATLMQPGGSGPGSTNFQINGNKGGGVWEAGAVGSQNMPWGNGSGASAGGSRRGWGSPAQSTGTNIPNGEWSKLPGNQHSSEGVNGNSRKFTNGWKSAEEEELSSQSSAASQMAEQSSTWAKTGTGDSEGSSESAGCHEDRAATEGQNRERRKVDQHTLLQSIVNRTDLDPRVLSNSGWGQTPIKQNTAWDTETSPRGERKTDNGTEAWGGSVTQTSSSGGCVDRPSPNNNDTSSVSGWGDPKSATRWGDSKGSNSQGGWEEDSAATVMVKSNQSWGSGKEEKSSWNDTPKMKQGWGDGQKASQGWAVSAGDSWGENSRSNHWGEAKKSSSGGSNSDRSVSGWNEPGKSNSVTWGGNNATPNNSSGWDEPAKSNQSQGWGDPPKPSQPQVWGDSSKPINSPEWNKQDVGSWGAPSATSKPPGSGWLGGPMPAPAKEEEPTGWEEPSPESIRRKMEIDDGTSAWGDPSKYNYKNVNMWNKNVPNSSSSSDQQAQVHPQLLSSSAMSSKESNSGSGWGEPPAPATTVDNGTAAWGKPMDTGTSWGEPVSDAGGTSGWGNTSLGQQPPNKPGPKSMQDSWCGDDMPLSGSRQTSWEEEEDVEIGMWNGSSSQDANPSLNWPPYMKKMPTKGIMKGGNKQDETWINPFIKQFTNLSFSRESPEETVQSNKMDMSGGLLQDKRMEMDKHGLGVGDYNRVVGKGPGSRPQIPKESSMDRGPYFDKDGIVADESQNMQFMSNQNMKLPPSNNALPNQALGSLAGLGMQSLNSVRQNGNPSVFGVGNIAAQPRSMQQPPAQPLNSSQPNPRAQVPPPLLSPQVPVSLLKYAPNSGGLSPLFGPQQVAMLNQLSQLNQLSQISQLQRLLAQQQKAQPQRSVPSGGRQQQEQQGRSLSMQQQMMQQSRQLDPNLLMKQQTPPSQQQSLHQPSMKSFLENVMPHTTPELQKGPSPINAFSSFPIGMNSNLNVNLDMSSIKEPQSRLRKWTTVDSISMNTSLDQNSSKHGAISSGFRLEDSPFVPYDFLNSSNSPASPPGSIGDGWPRAKSPNGSSSVNWPPEFRPGEPWKGYPNIDPETDPYVTPGSVINNLSINTVREVDHLRDRNSGSSSSLNTTLPSTSAWSSIRASNYNVSLSSTAQSTSVARNSDSKSTWSPGSVTNTSLAHELWKVPLPPKSITAPSRPPPGLTGQKPPLSTWDNSLRLGGGWGNSDARYTPGSSWGESSSGRITNWLVLKNLTPQIDGSTLRTLCMQHGPLITFHLNLPHGNALVRYSSKEEVVKAQKSLHMCVLGNTTILAEFASEEEISRFFAQGQSLTPSPGWQSLGSSQSRLGSIDGSHSFSNRNDLNHWNGAGLSGTSSGDLHGTSLWGSPNYSTSLWGAPSSNDTRGISSPSPINAFLSVDHLGGGGESM; this is translated from the exons ATCTGAACCACAGTGGTCTAGGATCCCATTATGAAAATTCTCACTGGGGACCAGTCTCTTCAAATAGCGACTCCAGCACAAACTGGGATAAAGTTATCGTAGACGGCTCTGACAAAGAAGCATGGCCATCAATCACTGGCAGTGACCCAGAGCTGACTTCAGAATGTATGGACACTGactctgcctccagctctgggtcGGAGCGGAACCTCGTGATCATGGCTTCAGGGAGCACGGCAGGAGAGGGCGACGGCATTCGCAACGGCCTCGGCCACGGGGCTCAGAATAAGTTTGTGGTTGGTAGCAACAGCAATAATGTGGGCAATGGAAGTATTAATGGGCCCTGGGGGTTATCCCACGGGTCCATAATAAGCACATGTCAAGTTTCTGTGGATGCTCCTGACAGCAAATCTGAAAGTAGCAACAATAGAATGAATGCTTGGGGCACCATAAGCTCTTCATCAAATGGAGGGTTAAATCCAAGCACTTTGAATTCAAATGGCAACCATGGTGCCTGGTCTGTGTTGGAGAACAGTGGACATGCCCTGAAAGGGTCCGTGGGGAGTGGGAGTCCTGGCACAAGCATTCAGTGCAGTACCATAGGTCAGATGGCCAACAGCCAGAGTATTAACTCGAAAGTGGGTGGCTCAGCCCACGGTTCCTGGGGAAGCCTTCAGGAAAGTTGTGATTCTGAAGTAAATGGTACAAGGAATGTTTCATTCAGTGGGCAACCTCAAAACCTTAACACTGAAATGAATGGACCAAATAACACTACTAACTTTATGACCTCTAGTTTACCAAACTCTGCTGGTTCGGTGCAGATGAACgagctgcccagcactgcagggcccGGGGCCTGGCGCGTGAGCACAATGAATCATTCTCAGATTCAGGCCTCTCCAGTGGCAAACGGCACTTCCATCTCTCACCTGAGCAACGGTGAGGCCAAAACTGGCGGCTCTTACGGTACTACCTGGGGTGCCTATGGTTCTAGTTACTCTGGAGACAAATGTCCAGGCCCAAACAGCCAAGCTAATGGTGACACTGTGAATGCAACTCTAATGCAGCCGGGCGGCAGCGGGCCCGGCAGCACTAACTTTCAAATCAACGGGAATAAAGGCGGAGGGGTGTGGGAGGCAGGGGCAGTCGGCTCCCAGAACATGCCCTGGGGAAACGGGAGCGGTGCGAGCGCTGGTGGGAGCAGAagaggatggggcagccccgCACAGAGCACTGGCACCAACATTCCCAACGGGGAATGGAGCAAACTGCCCGGCAATCAGCATTCCAGCGAGGGCGTCAATGGAAACAGCAGGAAGTTTACAAATGGATGGAAgtctgctgaggaggaggagctcagcagccagagttctgctgcctcccagatggctgagcagagcagcacgTGGGCCAAAACAGGTACGGGGGACAGCGAGGGCAGCTCGGAGAGCGCCGGGTGCCACGAGGACAGAGCGGCTACCGAGGGCCAGAACCGAGAGAGGAGGAAAGTTGACCAGCACACGTTACTCCAAAGCATAGTGAACAGAACTGACCTAGATCCGCGTGTCCTTTCCAACTCCGGGTGGGGACAGACTCCAATCAAACAGAACACTGCCTGGGATACCGAAACGTCACCGAGGGGTGAAAGAAAAACTGACAATGGGACAGAGGCCTGGGGGGGCTCTGTGACACAGACTTCCAGCTCAGGGGGGTGTGTGGATAGACCTAGCCCTAATAATAACGATACCTCATCTGTATCGGGGTGGGGAGATCCAAAGTCTGCTACAAGGTGGGGAGACTCCAAAGGGTCAAACAGCCAAGGGGGGTGGGAAGAAGATTCTGCTGCTACAGTAATGGTCAAGAGCAATCAATCGTGGGGAAGTGGCAAAGAAGAAAAGTCATCCTGGAATGACACACCGAAGATgaagcagggatggggagatggACAGAAGGCCAGCCAGGGTTGGGCAGTGTCTGCTGGTGATAGCTGGGGTGAAAACTCCAGAAGTAACCACTGGGGTGAGGCAAAGAAATCCAGTTCTGGAGGCAGCAACAGCGACAGGTCGGTGTCTGGTTGGAATGAGCCAGGTAAATCAAATTCTGTTACTTGGGGAGGCAACAATGCAACCCCGAACAACTCTTCAGGATGGGATGAGCCTGCAAAGTCTaatcagagccagggctggggagacCCTCCGAAACCCAGTCAGCCTCAAGTCTGGGGGGACTCGTCAAAGCCAATCAACTCTCCTGAGTGGAACAAGCAAGATGTTGGCTCTTGGGGAGCCCCGTCTGCCACGAGCAAGCCCCCGGGGTCCGGCTGGCTGGGGGGGCCGATGCCAGCCCCAGCAAAGGAGGAGGAGCCCACGGGCTGGGAGGAGCCGTCCCCCGAATCCATTCGCCGCAAGATGGAGATTGATGATGGAACTTCTGCTTGGGGTGATCCGAGCAAATACAACTACAAAAATGTGAATATGTGGAATAAAAATGTCCCTAACAGTAGCAGCAGTTCAGACCAGCAAGCACAGGTACATCCGCAGCTACTGTCTTCAAGTGCCATGTCTAGCAAGGAGAGCAATTCGGGTTCTG GTTGGGgagagcctcctgctccagccaccaCTGTGGATAACGGGACAGCGGCGTGGGGCAAGCCCATGGACACTGGTACGAGCTGGGGAGAGCCTGTCAGTGATGCAGGAGGCACCTCTGGCTGGGGAAACACTtctctggggcagcagcctcCAAACAAGCCTG GGCCTAAATCTATGCAAGATAGTTGGTGTGGAGATGATATGCCATTGAGCGGCAGTCGTCAGACcagctgggaggaagaggaggatgtgGAGATCGGAATGTGGAACGGCAGTTCCTCACAGGACGCTAACCCCTCGTTAAACTGGCCACCCTACATGAAGAAAATGCCCACaaag GGAATAATGAAAGGTGGAAATAAGCAAGATGAAACATGGATCAATCCATTCATTAAGCAATTCACAAATCTCAGTTTTTCA AGAGAATCACCAGAAGAAACCGTACAGAGCAATAAGATGGACATGTCTGGAG ggtTACTGCAGGACAAGAGGATGGAGATGGACAAGCACGGCCTGGGCGTGGGAGATTACAATCGTGTGGTTGGAAAAGGCCCCGGTTCTcgtccccaaattcccaaagaGTCTTCCATGGATCGCGGTCCTTACTTCGATAAG GATGGCATTGTAGCAGACGAGTCCCAAAACATGCAGTTTATGTCCAATCAAAACATGAAGCTTCCCCCTTCAAATAATGCACTACCTAACCAAGCCCTGGGCTCCCTAGCAGGGCTGGGTATGCAAAGCTTGAATTCTGTTAGACAG AATGGCAATCCCAGTGTGTTTGGTGTTGGGAATatagcagcacagcccaggagcatgcagcagcctccagcacaACCTCTTAATTCATCTCAGCCTAATCCACGTGCTCAAGTGCCTCCTCCATTACTATCCCCTCAG GTTCCAGTATCATTACTGAAGTATGCACCAAACAGCGGTGGCCTGAGCCCACTTTTTGGCCCACAACAGGTAGCCATGTTGAATCAACTGTCCCAGTTAAACCAGCTTTCTCAGATCTCCCAGTTACAG CggctgctggctcagcagcagaaggcacagccccagaggagTGTGCCTTCAGGGGGtcggcagcagcaggagcagcag ggtcGATCTCTTAGTATGCAGCAACAGATGATGCAACAGTCCCGTCAGCTTGATCCAAACCTGTTAATGAAGCAGCAAACTCCACCCTCTCAACAGCAGTCACTCCATCAGCCCTCCATGAAATCCTTCCTCGAGAATGTCATGCCCCACACTActcctgagctgcagaaagGGCCCTCACCAATCAATGCATTCAGCAGCTTCCCTATAG GAATGAACTCAAACTTGAATGTAAACCTGGATATGAGCAGTATTAAAGAGCCACAGTCTCGGCTGAGGAAATGGACTACAGTCGACAGCATTTCTATGAACACATCCTTAGATCAGAACTCCAGCAAACATG gTGCTATTTCAAGTGGTTTTAGGCTGGAAGATTCTCCGTTTGTTCCTTACGACTTCCTGAACAGCAGTAACTCCCCAGCCAGTCCTCCCGGCTCCATTGGGGACGGCTGGCCCCGTGCCAAATCGCCTAATGGCTCTAGCAGTGTTAATTGGCCCCCAG AGTTTCGCCCTGGTGAGCCATGGAAAGGTTATCCAAACATCGACCCCGAAACTGACCCTTACGTCACTCCTGGCAGTGTCATAAACAATCTCTCAATTAATACTGTGCGGGAAGTTGACCACCTCAGGGACAGGAACAGTG GGTCATCCTCATCTTTGAACACCACGCTGCCTTCAACTAGTGCCTGGTCATCCATTCGTGCCTCCAACTACAATGTTTCCCTCAGCAGTACAGCACAAAGCACTTCAG TAGCCAGAAACAGTGATTCCAAATCAACGTGGTCTCCTGGATCAGTCACTAACACCTCTCTGGCTCATGAGCTGTGGAAGGTCCCTTTGCCACCTAAAAGCATCACTGCTCCATCCCGGCCACCTCCAGGGCTGACAGGCCAGAAACCACCCCTGTCCACTTGGGATAATTCCCTTCGTCTGGGTGGAGGATGGGGAAATTCTGATGCCAGATACACCCCTG GTTCGAGCTGGGgtgagagcagctcagggagaaTAACAAATTGGCTTGTTCTGAAAAACCTTACACCTCAG ATCGACGGCTCGACCCTGCGTACTCTGTGCATGCAGCACGGCCCACTAATAACATTCCACCTGAACCTCCCACATGGTAATGCTTTGGTCCGTTACAGTTCAAAAGAAGAGGTAGTGAAGGCACAAAAATCTCTGCACAT GTGTGTTTTAGGGAACACTACTATTCTTGCTGAGTTTGCCAGTGAAGAGGAGATTAGTCGCTTCTTTGCACAAGGCCAGTCCCTGACTCCGTCTCCTGGCTGGCAATCTCTGGGATCCAGCCAGAGCCGACTCGGATCCATCGATGGTTCCCATTCGTTCTCAAACCGTAATGATCTAAATCACTGGAATGGTGCTGGGCTGTCGGGAACTAGCAGTGGAGACCTTCATGGCACTTCACTTTGGGGGAGCCCCAACTATTCCACGAGCCTGTGGGGTGCCCCGAGCAGCAATGACACCAGGGGAATTAGCAGCCCATCCCCCATCAACGCTTTCCTTTCCGTTGACCACCTGGGTGGAGGTGGAGAGTCCATGTAA
- the TNRC6A gene encoding trinucleotide repeat-containing gene 6A protein isoform X2 yields MRELEAKATKEVERKLSRDLVQEEEEQLMEERKKRKEDKKKKEAAQKKAIEQKIKVPEQTKTSVSQPQPVTSNGTSPGTSTPNNAKRAPASSQQQPLPRYPPREVPPRFRHQEQKQLLKRGQQLPGIAANLGSTPKLFNGQPGGSTGTNNQPVTNGEVPNSSKKQPGMPPIRDLVSHSPNQSDLNHSGLGSHYENSHWGPVSSNSDSSTNWDKVIVDGSDKEAWPSITGSDPELTSECMDTDSASSSGSERNLVIMASGSTAGEGDGIRNGLGHGAQNKFVVGSNSNNVGNGSINGPWGLSHGSIISTCQVSVDAPDSKSESSNNRMNAWGTISSSSNGGLNPSTLNSNGNHGAWSVLENSGHALKGSVGSGSPGTSIQCSTIGQMANSQSINSKVGGSAHGSWGSLQESCDSEVNGTRNVSFSGQPQNLNTEMNGPNNTTNFMTSSLPNSAGSVQMNELPSTAGPGAWRVSTMNHSQIQASPVANGTSISHLSNGEAKTGGSYGTTWGAYGSSYSGDKCPGPNSQANGDTVNATLMQPGGSGPGSTNFQINGNKGGGVWEAGAVGSQNMPWGNGSGASAGGSRRGWGSPAQSTGTNIPNGEWSKLPGNQHSSEGVNGNSRKFTNGWKSAEEEELSSQSSAASQMAEQSSTWAKTGTGDSEGSSESAGCHEDRAATEGQNRERRKVDQHTLLQSIVNRTDLDPRVLSNSGWGQTPIKQNTAWDTETSPRGERKTDNGTEAWGGSVTQTSSSGGCVDRPSPNNNDTSSVSGWGDPKSATRWGDSKGSNSQGGWEEDSAATVMVKSNQSWGSGKEEKSSWNDTPKMKQGWGDGQKASQGWAVSAGDSWGENSRSNHWGEAKKSSSGGSNSDRSVSGWNEPGKSNSVTWGGNNATPNNSSGWDEPAKSNQSQGWGDPPKPSQPQVWGDSSKPINSPEWNKQDVGSWGAPSATSKPPGSGWLGGPMPAPAKEEEPTGWEEPSPESIRRKMEIDDGTSAWGDPSKYNYKNVNMWNKNVPNSSSSSDQQAQVHPQLLSSSAMSSKESNSGSGWGEPPAPATTVDNGTAAWGKPMDTGTSWGEPVSDAGGTSGWGNTSLGQQPPNKPGPKSMQDSWCGDDMPLSGSRQTSWEEEEDVEIGMWNGSSSQDANPSLNWPPYMKKMPTKGIMKGGNKQDETWINPFIKQFTNLSFSRESPEETVQSNKMDMSGGLLQDKRMEMDKHGLGVGDYNRVVGKGPGSRPQIPKESSMDRGPYFDKDGIVADESQNMQFMSNQNMKLPPSNNALPNQALGSLAGLGMQSLNSVRQNGNPSVFGVGNIAAQPRSMQQPPAQPLNSSQPNPRAQVPPPLLSPQVPVSLLKYAPNSGGLSPLFGPQQVAMLNQLSQLNQLSQISQLQRLLAQQQKAQPQRSVPSGGRQQQEQQGRSLSMQQQMMQQSRQLDPNLLMKQQTPPSQQQSLHQPSMKSFLENVMPHTTPELQKGPSPINAFSSFPIGMNSNLNVNLDMSSIKEPQSRLRKWTTVDSISMNTSLDQNSSKHGAISSGFRLEDSPFVPYDFLNSSNSPASPPGSIGDGWPRAKSPNGSSSVNWPPEFRPGEPWKGYPNIDPETDPYVTPGSVINNLSINTVREVDHLRDRNSGSSSSLNTTLPSTSAWSSIRASNYNVSLSSTAQSTSVARNSDSKSTWSPGSVTNTSLAHELWKVPLPPKSITAPSRPPPGLTGQKPPLSTWDNSLRLGGGWGNSDARYTPGSSWGESSSGRITNWLVLKNLTPQIDGSTLRTLCMQHGPLITFHLNLPHGNALVRYSSKEEVVKAQKSLHMCVLGNTTILAEFASEEEISRFFAQGQSLTPSPGWQSLGSSQSRLGSIDGSHSFSNRNDLNHWNGAGLSGTSSGDLHGTSLWGSPNYSTSLWGAPSSNDTRGISSPSPINAFLSVDHLGGGGESM; encoded by the exons ATCTGAACCACAGTGGTCTAGGATCCCATTATGAAAATTCTCACTGGGGACCAGTCTCTTCAAATAGCGACTCCAGCACAAACTGGGATAAAGTTATCGTAGACGGCTCTGACAAAGAAGCATGGCCATCAATCACTGGCAGTGACCCAGAGCTGACTTCAGAATGTATGGACACTGactctgcctccagctctgggtcGGAGCGGAACCTCGTGATCATGGCTTCAGGGAGCACGGCAGGAGAGGGCGACGGCATTCGCAACGGCCTCGGCCACGGGGCTCAGAATAAGTTTGTGGTTGGTAGCAACAGCAATAATGTGGGCAATGGAAGTATTAATGGGCCCTGGGGGTTATCCCACGGGTCCATAATAAGCACATGTCAAGTTTCTGTGGATGCTCCTGACAGCAAATCTGAAAGTAGCAACAATAGAATGAATGCTTGGGGCACCATAAGCTCTTCATCAAATGGAGGGTTAAATCCAAGCACTTTGAATTCAAATGGCAACCATGGTGCCTGGTCTGTGTTGGAGAACAGTGGACATGCCCTGAAAGGGTCCGTGGGGAGTGGGAGTCCTGGCACAAGCATTCAGTGCAGTACCATAGGTCAGATGGCCAACAGCCAGAGTATTAACTCGAAAGTGGGTGGCTCAGCCCACGGTTCCTGGGGAAGCCTTCAGGAAAGTTGTGATTCTGAAGTAAATGGTACAAGGAATGTTTCATTCAGTGGGCAACCTCAAAACCTTAACACTGAAATGAATGGACCAAATAACACTACTAACTTTATGACCTCTAGTTTACCAAACTCTGCTGGTTCGGTGCAGATGAACgagctgcccagcactgcagggcccGGGGCCTGGCGCGTGAGCACAATGAATCATTCTCAGATTCAGGCCTCTCCAGTGGCAAACGGCACTTCCATCTCTCACCTGAGCAACGGTGAGGCCAAAACTGGCGGCTCTTACGGTACTACCTGGGGTGCCTATGGTTCTAGTTACTCTGGAGACAAATGTCCAGGCCCAAACAGCCAAGCTAATGGTGACACTGTGAATGCAACTCTAATGCAGCCGGGCGGCAGCGGGCCCGGCAGCACTAACTTTCAAATCAACGGGAATAAAGGCGGAGGGGTGTGGGAGGCAGGGGCAGTCGGCTCCCAGAACATGCCCTGGGGAAACGGGAGCGGTGCGAGCGCTGGTGGGAGCAGAagaggatggggcagccccgCACAGAGCACTGGCACCAACATTCCCAACGGGGAATGGAGCAAACTGCCCGGCAATCAGCATTCCAGCGAGGGCGTCAATGGAAACAGCAGGAAGTTTACAAATGGATGGAAgtctgctgaggaggaggagctcagcagccagagttctgctgcctcccagatggctgagcagagcagcacgTGGGCCAAAACAGGTACGGGGGACAGCGAGGGCAGCTCGGAGAGCGCCGGGTGCCACGAGGACAGAGCGGCTACCGAGGGCCAGAACCGAGAGAGGAGGAAAGTTGACCAGCACACGTTACTCCAAAGCATAGTGAACAGAACTGACCTAGATCCGCGTGTCCTTTCCAACTCCGGGTGGGGACAGACTCCAATCAAACAGAACACTGCCTGGGATACCGAAACGTCACCGAGGGGTGAAAGAAAAACTGACAATGGGACAGAGGCCTGGGGGGGCTCTGTGACACAGACTTCCAGCTCAGGGGGGTGTGTGGATAGACCTAGCCCTAATAATAACGATACCTCATCTGTATCGGGGTGGGGAGATCCAAAGTCTGCTACAAGGTGGGGAGACTCCAAAGGGTCAAACAGCCAAGGGGGGTGGGAAGAAGATTCTGCTGCTACAGTAATGGTCAAGAGCAATCAATCGTGGGGAAGTGGCAAAGAAGAAAAGTCATCCTGGAATGACACACCGAAGATgaagcagggatggggagatggACAGAAGGCCAGCCAGGGTTGGGCAGTGTCTGCTGGTGATAGCTGGGGTGAAAACTCCAGAAGTAACCACTGGGGTGAGGCAAAGAAATCCAGTTCTGGAGGCAGCAACAGCGACAGGTCGGTGTCTGGTTGGAATGAGCCAGGTAAATCAAATTCTGTTACTTGGGGAGGCAACAATGCAACCCCGAACAACTCTTCAGGATGGGATGAGCCTGCAAAGTCTaatcagagccagggctggggagacCCTCCGAAACCCAGTCAGCCTCAAGTCTGGGGGGACTCGTCAAAGCCAATCAACTCTCCTGAGTGGAACAAGCAAGATGTTGGCTCTTGGGGAGCCCCGTCTGCCACGAGCAAGCCCCCGGGGTCCGGCTGGCTGGGGGGGCCGATGCCAGCCCCAGCAAAGGAGGAGGAGCCCACGGGCTGGGAGGAGCCGTCCCCCGAATCCATTCGCCGCAAGATGGAGATTGATGATGGAACTTCTGCTTGGGGTGATCCGAGCAAATACAACTACAAAAATGTGAATATGTGGAATAAAAATGTCCCTAACAGTAGCAGCAGTTCAGACCAGCAAGCACAGGTACATCCGCAGCTACTGTCTTCAAGTGCCATGTCTAGCAAGGAGAGCAATTCGGGTTCTG GTTGGGgagagcctcctgctccagccaccaCTGTGGATAACGGGACAGCGGCGTGGGGCAAGCCCATGGACACTGGTACGAGCTGGGGAGAGCCTGTCAGTGATGCAGGAGGCACCTCTGGCTGGGGAAACACTtctctggggcagcagcctcCAAACAAGCCTG GGCCTAAATCTATGCAAGATAGTTGGTGTGGAGATGATATGCCATTGAGCGGCAGTCGTCAGACcagctgggaggaagaggaggatgtgGAGATCGGAATGTGGAACGGCAGTTCCTCACAGGACGCTAACCCCTCGTTAAACTGGCCACCCTACATGAAGAAAATGCCCACaaag GGAATAATGAAAGGTGGAAATAAGCAAGATGAAACATGGATCAATCCATTCATTAAGCAATTCACAAATCTCAGTTTTTCA AGAGAATCACCAGAAGAAACCGTACAGAGCAATAAGATGGACATGTCTGGAG ggtTACTGCAGGACAAGAGGATGGAGATGGACAAGCACGGCCTGGGCGTGGGAGATTACAATCGTGTGGTTGGAAAAGGCCCCGGTTCTcgtccccaaattcccaaagaGTCTTCCATGGATCGCGGTCCTTACTTCGATAAG GATGGCATTGTAGCAGACGAGTCCCAAAACATGCAGTTTATGTCCAATCAAAACATGAAGCTTCCCCCTTCAAATAATGCACTACCTAACCAAGCCCTGGGCTCCCTAGCAGGGCTGGGTATGCAAAGCTTGAATTCTGTTAGACAG AATGGCAATCCCAGTGTGTTTGGTGTTGGGAATatagcagcacagcccaggagcatgcagcagcctccagcacaACCTCTTAATTCATCTCAGCCTAATCCACGTGCTCAAGTGCCTCCTCCATTACTATCCCCTCAG GTTCCAGTATCATTACTGAAGTATGCACCAAACAGCGGTGGCCTGAGCCCACTTTTTGGCCCACAACAGGTAGCCATGTTGAATCAACTGTCCCAGTTAAACCAGCTTTCTCAGATCTCCCAGTTACAG CggctgctggctcagcagcagaaggcacagccccagaggagTGTGCCTTCAGGGGGtcggcagcagcaggagcagcag ggtcGATCTCTTAGTATGCAGCAACAGATGATGCAACAGTCCCGTCAGCTTGATCCAAACCTGTTAATGAAGCAGCAAACTCCACCCTCTCAACAGCAGTCACTCCATCAGCCCTCCATGAAATCCTTCCTCGAGAATGTCATGCCCCACACTActcctgagctgcagaaagGGCCCTCACCAATCAATGCATTCAGCAGCTTCCCTATAG GAATGAACTCAAACTTGAATGTAAACCTGGATATGAGCAGTATTAAAGAGCCACAGTCTCGGCTGAGGAAATGGACTACAGTCGACAGCATTTCTATGAACACATCCTTAGATCAGAACTCCAGCAAACATG gTGCTATTTCAAGTGGTTTTAGGCTGGAAGATTCTCCGTTTGTTCCTTACGACTTCCTGAACAGCAGTAACTCCCCAGCCAGTCCTCCCGGCTCCATTGGGGACGGCTGGCCCCGTGCCAAATCGCCTAATGGCTCTAGCAGTGTTAATTGGCCCCCAG AGTTTCGCCCTGGTGAGCCATGGAAAGGTTATCCAAACATCGACCCCGAAACTGACCCTTACGTCACTCCTGGCAGTGTCATAAACAATCTCTCAATTAATACTGTGCGGGAAGTTGACCACCTCAGGGACAGGAACAGTG GGTCATCCTCATCTTTGAACACCACGCTGCCTTCAACTAGTGCCTGGTCATCCATTCGTGCCTCCAACTACAATGTTTCCCTCAGCAGTACAGCACAAAGCACTTCAG TAGCCAGAAACAGTGATTCCAAATCAACGTGGTCTCCTGGATCAGTCACTAACACCTCTCTGGCTCATGAGCTGTGGAAGGTCCCTTTGCCACCTAAAAGCATCACTGCTCCATCCCGGCCACCTCCAGGGCTGACAGGCCAGAAACCACCCCTGTCCACTTGGGATAATTCCCTTCGTCTGGGTGGAGGATGGGGAAATTCTGATGCCAGATACACCCCTG GTTCGAGCTGGGgtgagagcagctcagggagaaTAACAAATTGGCTTGTTCTGAAAAACCTTACACCTCAG ATCGACGGCTCGACCCTGCGTACTCTGTGCATGCAGCACGGCCCACTAATAACATTCCACCTGAACCTCCCACATGGTAATGCTTTGGTCCGTTACAGTTCAAAAGAAGAGGTAGTGAAGGCACAAAAATCTCTGCACAT GTGTGTTTTAGGGAACACTACTATTCTTGCTGAGTTTGCCAGTGAAGAGGAGATTAGTCGCTTCTTTGCACAAGGCCAGTCCCTGACTCCGTCTCCTGGCTGGCAATCTCTGGGATCCAGCCAGAGCCGACTCGGATCCATCGATGGTTCCCATTCGTTCTCAAACCGTAATGATCTAAATCACTGGAATGGTGCTGGGCTGTCGGGAACTAGCAGTGGAGACCTTCATGGCACTTCACTTTGGGGGAGCCCCAACTATTCCACGAGCCTGTGGGGTGCCCCGAGCAGCAATGACACCAGGGGAATTAGCAGCCCATCCCCCATCAACGCTTTCCTTTCCGTTGACCACCTGGGTGGAGGTGGAGAGTCCATGTAA